In Campylobacter vicugnae, a genomic segment contains:
- the rho gene encoding transcription termination factor Rho — protein MESKETAQQTKKQHTRTHTPVDGYKIEELRLQDLDSLVAIAEEVGVQNPREFRRQELVFEILKAQTKQGGFILFTGILEIVEGGYGFLRSTDANLSDSANDTYVSLSQIKKFALRVGDIITGQVREPREQEKYYALLKIEAINYKSIAEAKERPLFDNLTPLFPNQKIQLEYDPMKLTGRVLDLFTPIGKGQRGLIVAPPRTGKTELMKELAHGITRNHPEVELIVLLIDERPEEVTDMQRSVRGEVFSSTFDLPASNHVRVAELVIEKAKRLVEMGKDVVILLDSITRLARAYNTVTPSSGKVLSGGVDANALHKPKRFFGAARNIENGGSLTIVATALIDTGSRMDDVIFEEFKGTGNSEIILDRTISDRRIYPAVNILKSGTRKDELLQGSDDLGKIWAIRNIIATMDDIEALKFLYSKMLKTKNNKELLSIMNEG, from the coding sequence ATGGAAAGTAAGGAAACTGCTCAACAGACTAAAAAACAGCACACACGCACTCATACGCCAGTTGATGGTTATAAAATAGAAGAGCTTAGACTTCAAGATTTAGATAGCTTAGTTGCCATCGCTGAAGAGGTCGGGGTACAAAATCCTAGAGAATTTCGTCGTCAAGAGCTTGTATTTGAGATTTTAAAAGCTCAAACTAAGCAAGGCGGGTTTATCTTATTTACTGGAATTTTGGAGATTGTAGAGGGTGGTTATGGATTTTTAAGATCCACTGATGCCAACCTAAGCGACTCAGCAAATGATACTTATGTAAGTTTAAGCCAGATTAAAAAATTTGCTCTAAGAGTTGGTGATATTATCACAGGTCAAGTACGAGAACCAAGGGAGCAAGAGAAGTATTATGCTCTTTTAAAAATAGAGGCAATCAATTATAAATCTATAGCCGAAGCAAAAGAAAGACCGCTATTTGATAATTTAACTCCACTATTTCCAAATCAAAAAATTCAACTAGAATATGATCCGATGAAGCTTACTGGTAGGGTACTTGATCTATTTACTCCAATTGGTAAGGGTCAGCGTGGCTTGATTGTTGCTCCACCTCGCACTGGTAAAACTGAGCTAATGAAAGAGTTAGCTCACGGTATTACAAGAAATCATCCAGAAGTTGAGCTAATAGTCTTGTTAATTGATGAGCGTCCCGAAGAGGTTACTGATATGCAGCGCAGCGTACGCGGAGAGGTATTTAGCTCTACATTTGATCTGCCTGCTTCAAACCATGTAAGGGTAGCTGAGTTAGTTATAGAAAAAGCTAAAAGATTAGTAGAAATGGGTAAAGATGTTGTTATCTTGCTTGATAGTATTACTCGTCTTGCAAGAGCCTATAATACAGTAACTCCAAGTAGTGGTAAGGTATTAAGTGGTGGCGTTGATGCAAATGCCTTACATAAGCCAAAGAGATTTTTTGGTGCAGCTAGAAATATAGAAAATGGTGGAAGTTTAACCATAGTAGCTACTGCTCTTATAGATACTGGTTCGCGTATGGATGATGTGATATTTGAAGAGTTTAAAGGTACTGGAAATAGCGAGATTATCCTAGATCGTACTATCTCAGATCGTAGAATTTATCCAGCTGTTAATATCTTAAAATCAGGCACAAGAAAAGATGAGCTTTTACAAGGCAGTGATGATCTGGGCAAAATTTGGGCGATACGCAATATTATAGCTACAATGGATGATATTGAGGCTCTTAAATTCTTATACTCAAAAATGTTAAAAACAAAAAACAATAAAGAGCTTCTAAGTATAATGAACGAGGGCTAA
- a CDS encoding transaldolase, which translates to MKEINFSLWCDFLERDFINSEFIELIQNGTINGATSNPSIFKNAICNSKAYSELKEKFGKKDTKKLYEILATNDIKMAASKMLINYAKGDDGFVSIEVDPNLTLASDIIEEGKRLYNAIKMPNVMIKIPAISSGFEAMSELMKKGINVNATLIFSDSQAKNCLEAFKEGTKKYSKRFPQTTLPQGVISVFVSRFDRMLDEQLNQKAKFGIYNATNIYNQIQNANQSNVRTLFASTGVKGSNLPAHYYIKELLYPNSINTAPLDTIKAFMASGDFAPKALPSSDEISAFMLNAQESGVDYNRVCTQLLDEGLEAFVVAFDEILTSLS; encoded by the coding sequence ATGAAAGAGATTAATTTTTCTCTTTGGTGTGATTTTTTAGAGCGTGATTTTATAAATTCAGAATTTATAGAGTTAATTCAAAATGGTACAATTAATGGTGCTACAAGCAATCCAAGTATATTTAAAAACGCTATTTGTAACTCAAAAGCATATAGTGAGCTAAAAGAGAAATTTGGCAAAAAAGATACAAAAAAACTATATGAAATTTTAGCTACAAATGATATTAAAATGGCAGCTTCTAAAATGTTAATTAATTATGCTAAAGGCGATGATGGATTTGTAAGTATTGAAGTTGATCCAAATTTAACTTTAGCAAGCGATATAATAGAAGAAGGCAAAAGACTATATAATGCAATTAAAATGCCAAATGTAATGATTAAAATTCCAGCCATATCATCTGGATTTGAAGCAATGAGCGAATTGATGAAAAAGGGAATTAATGTAAATGCAACGCTAATATTCTCAGATTCACAAGCTAAAAACTGCCTAGAAGCATTCAAAGAAGGTACAAAAAAATATAGCAAAAGATTTCCGCAAACCACACTTCCTCAAGGTGTAATTAGTGTATTTGTAAGTCGTTTTGATAGAATGCTTGATGAGCAGCTTAATCAAAAGGCTAAGTTTGGTATTTATAATGCAACTAATATATATAATCAAATTCAAAATGCTAATCAAAGCAATGTAAGAACTCTATTTGCTAGCACTGGAGTTAAGGGATCAAACTTGCCGGCTCATTATTATATCAAGGAGCTTTTATATCCAAATTCGATAAATACAGCTCCGCTTGATACTATTAAAGCTTTTATGGCTAGTGGAGATTTTGCTCCTAAAGCGCTGCCAAGTAGCGATGAAATATCTGCATTTATGCTTAATGCTCAAGAGAGTGGTGTAGATTATAATAGAGTTTGTACTCAGCTTTTAGATGAAGGTTTAGAAGCTTTTGTAGTGGCTTTTGATGAAATTTTGACATCGTTATCATAA
- a CDS encoding 50S ribosomal protein L25/general stress protein Ctc: MLEGIVRESIDKRSTKALRKDGYLIANIYAKGIENINAAFKVNDFIKTVKSKSGLKFDVSVGGKTYNVVVVDYQKHPVTSMLKHVDLKVVLPDVESKYLVPVVPVGTPAGIKNKGVLLQSKKRLSVKCKGKDLPDSFKVDVTPLDIDDTVLVRDIVAPQNVRIIDAGRIAVLGVVKAK; encoded by the coding sequence ATGTTAGAAGGCATTGTTAGAGAGAGTATTGACAAAAGAAGCACAAAAGCTCTTAGGAAAGATGGTTATCTAATCGCTAACATTTACGCAAAAGGTATTGAAAATATCAATGCTGCTTTTAAGGTAAATGATTTTATTAAGACTGTAAAGTCTAAAAGCGGTTTGAAATTTGATGTAAGCGTAGGTGGTAAAACTTACAATGTTGTTGTTGTTGATTATCAAAAACATCCAGTAACAAGTATGCTAAAACATGTTGATTTAAAAGTAGTTTTACCAGATGTAGAGTCTAAATACCTTGTCCCAGTTGTTCCTGTAGGTACTCCAGCAGGTATTAAAAACAAAGGCGTACTATTACAATCTAAAAAACGCTTAAGCGTTAAATGTAAAGGTAAAGACCTTCCAGATAGCTTTAAAGTAGATGTAACTCCACTTGATATAGATGATACAGTATTGGTTCGCGATATTGTAGCTCCACAAAATGTTCGCATTATTGATGCGGGTCGTATAGCAGTTCTAGGTGTAGTAAAAGCTAAATAA
- a CDS encoding aspartate carbamoyltransferase catalytic subunit, with the protein MAYSKKDLISTKDLTTEDIYQILNLAKDYKNLNLQNEKKSPLLKGVTVVNSFFENSTRTRTSFEIAAKRLSSDAINFTASNSSTNKGETLIDTIKNIESMQTDIFIMRHSSSGAAQFVASRTPSCVINAGDGCNEHPTQALLDLFTIYEKFGSFNNLTVSIIGDIAHSRVARSNIYAMQTLGIKVKLFGPPQMMQYAKVFGCEICKDMDEAVSGSDAIIMLRIQLERSDDETPFPSIREYCRYFGLSKARMQKAKENVIILHPGPINRGVELNSDVADDPRISTILSQVENGVAVRMAILDIVYKNLKGL; encoded by the coding sequence ATGGCATACTCCAAAAAGGATCTCATCTCTACAAAAGATCTTACCACCGAGGATATATATCAAATTTTAAACCTAGCTAAAGATTACAAAAATTTAAATTTACAAAATGAGAAAAAGTCTCCACTTCTAAAAGGTGTAACGGTTGTAAATTCATTTTTTGAAAACTCTACTAGAACTCGCACAAGCTTTGAAATTGCAGCCAAAAGGCTATCTAGTGATGCTATAAATTTCACTGCTAGTAACTCAAGCACCAATAAAGGCGAAACCCTAATAGATACAATCAAAAATATAGAATCTATGCAAACAGATATCTTTATAATGCGCCATAGTAGTTCAGGTGCAGCGCAATTTGTCGCTTCTCGCACTCCTAGCTGTGTGATAAATGCAGGAGATGGTTGCAATGAGCATCCTACTCAAGCGTTATTAGATCTCTTTACAATATATGAAAAATTTGGCTCATTTAATAATCTTACAGTTTCAATCATTGGTGATATAGCTCACTCTAGAGTAGCTAGATCAAATATCTATGCTATGCAAACATTAGGTATAAAAGTTAAACTATTTGGGCCACCACAAATGATGCAATATGCCAAGGTTTTTGGTTGTGAAATTTGCAAAGATATGGATGAGGCAGTCAGTGGAAGCGATGCTATTATAATGCTTAGAATTCAGCTAGAAAGAAGTGATGATGAGACTCCATTTCCAAGCATTAGAGAGTATTGCAGATATTTTGGACTAAGCAAAGCTAGAATGCAAAAAGCAAAAGAAAATGTAATAATCCTCCATCCAGGACCAATCAATCGTGGAGTAGAGTTAAATAGCGATGTAGCTGATGATCCACGCATATCTACAATCTTATCACAAGTAGAAAATGGCGTAGCTGTGCGTATGGCTATATTAGATATAGTTTATAAAAATCTAAAAGGGCTATAA
- a CDS encoding type II secretion system protein: MRNAFTMIELVFVIVVLGILASIAVPRLVATKDDASAVTSATLLKDTIVQLTAYYTINGKLPAGELKSQSNLEQLAPTYKKSLDKNEAWTRCLNITLTSDSIEINNANIQDEPLCATLVKIPAVKEWIDNDITLSSSGIFK, encoded by the coding sequence ATGAGAAATGCATTTACTATGATTGAGCTTGTATTTGTTATTGTGGTGCTTGGCATTTTAGCTAGTATCGCAGTACCTAGGCTAGTTGCAACTAAAGATGATGCAAGTGCAGTAACATCGGCTACATTGCTTAAAGATACTATAGTTCAGCTTACTGCATACTATACTATAAATGGCAAACTACCAGCTGGTGAATTAAAATCTCAAAGCAATTTAGAGCAACTTGCCCCAACATATAAAAAATCACTAGATAAAAACGAAGCTTGGACAAGGTGCCTAAATATCACTCTTACAAGTGATTCTATTGAGATTAATAATGCTAATATTCAAGATGAGCCACTATGTGCTACCTTAGTTAAAATCCCAGCTGTTAAAGAGTGGATAGATAATGATATCACTCTAAGTAGTAGTGGAATATTTAAATAA
- the pth gene encoding aminoacyl-tRNA hydrolase — translation MTLVAGLGNIGKEYENTRHNVGFMLIDSMLQDGGYIDVSSAKFQGELYKKGSLLLLKPSTYMNASGKSLKAVNDFYKPDHIIVVHDELDIAFGAIRFKNGGSSGGHNGIKSIDSLIGNNYDRVRIGIGRGDKGVINYVLSDFDSNQIKQLPDILLHAKNAIFALVSSKDIAAVSSKFALKA, via the coding sequence ATGACCTTAGTAGCCGGACTAGGCAACATCGGTAAGGAGTATGAAAATACTCGCCATAATGTTGGATTTATGCTTATTGATTCTATGCTACAAGATGGCGGATATATCGATGTAAGTTCGGCTAAATTTCAAGGTGAGCTATATAAAAAAGGCTCACTTCTTCTTCTTAAACCATCAACATATATGAATGCAAGCGGCAAGTCTTTAAAGGCCGTTAATGATTTTTATAAACCTGATCATATCATTGTAGTACATGATGAACTTGATATCGCTTTTGGTGCTATAAGATTTAAAAATGGCGGAAGTAGCGGCGGTCATAATGGTATTAAATCAATTGATTCTTTAATAGGTAATAATTATGACAGAGTTCGCATAGGTATAGGGCGTGGTGATAAAGGCGTGATTAATTATGTTTTGAGTGATTTTGATAGTAATCAAATAAAACAACTCCCTGATATTTTACTACATGCTAAAAATGCAATTTTTGCTCTAGTTAGCTCAAAAGATATCGCAGCTGTCTCATCTAAATTTGCACTTAAAGCCTAA
- the serB gene encoding phosphoserine phosphatase SerB produces MIKLCVFDFDSTLMDGETITILSSAMGMDKEVGDITSRAMAGELDFYESLVKRVKLIEGLELSKALEITSNLPFITGAKDIISYLKSKNIKTVVFSGGFHIATDAAQQKLGFDLNFANELHHKNGILTGNVGGEMMFGDSKGKMLARLKSFLGLSSDEVVCVGDGANDISMFKESSIGIAFCANKILKEAATHIIDIKDLNEIKKII; encoded by the coding sequence ATGATTAAACTTTGCGTTTTTGATTTTGATTCTACGCTTATGGATGGTGAGACTATCACCATCCTTTCAAGTGCAATGGGCATGGATAAAGAGGTTGGCGATATCACCTCTAGAGCAATGGCAGGTGAGCTTGATTTTTATGAAAGCTTAGTAAAGCGAGTTAAGCTAATTGAGGGCTTAGAACTTAGCAAAGCCTTAGAGATTACTTCAAATTTACCATTTATAACTGGTGCAAAAGATATCATCTCATATCTAAAATCTAAAAATATTAAAACGGTTGTATTTAGCGGTGGATTTCATATCGCAACAGATGCTGCACAGCAAAAGCTGGGTTTTGATCTAAATTTTGCTAATGAGCTACATCATAAAAATGGAATTCTAACTGGAAATGTAGGCGGTGAGATGATGTTTGGCGATTCTAAAGGTAAGATGCTTGCAAGACTTAAGAGCTTTTTAGGCTTAAGTAGTGATGAAGTAGTTTGTGTAGGTGATGGTGCAAATGATATATCTATGTTTAAAGAGTCTAGCATTGGAATTGCATTTTGTGCTAATAAGATATTAAAAGAGGCAGCAACTCATATCATAGATATTAAAGATTTAAATGAGATTAAAAAGATAATATAA
- a CDS encoding dihydroorotase codes for MKTLIKNGTIINANESKKANILMQDDKIITITTDEPSADIVIDANGKLVMPGLIDIHVHFRDPGFEYKDDIITGSQTAVAGGVTACCPMANTNPVNDNATITRDMIEKAKKRGLIDLMPIGAITKGMKGGGITEMGEMSEAGCVAFSDDGLPVSSSDVMRAALEYSAFHGSFIINHSQDCSLCRNGHMNEGQMSMKLGIKGMPREQEEIMISRDMLLAKLTGGHIHIAHVSSAWSLKLIETAKKEGINITCEVCPHHFTFDESELENYDTNYKMSPPLRTKADVEAMREGLKNGVIDIICTDHAPHHNDEKQREFDKAPFGILGLQTLIPLTLNLVRDGVINLNKMVELTSLNPAKLLKLNDRGVIAEGYLADITIVDPDFEYLYDEKLNKSKSQNSPLLGKKLKGAAIKTIKSGRLVYDFPNVVA; via the coding sequence ATGAAAACTTTAATAAAAAATGGAACAATAATCAATGCCAACGAGAGCAAAAAAGCAAATATATTAATGCAAGATGATAAAATTATCACCATTACTACAGATGAGCCATCTGCTGATATAGTAATAGATGCTAATGGCAAACTAGTTATGCCGGGCTTAATTGATATCCATGTGCATTTTAGAGATCCAGGATTTGAGTATAAAGATGATATTATCACTGGATCGCAAACTGCAGTAGCTGGCGGGGTAACTGCTTGTTGCCCAATGGCGAACACAAACCCAGTAAATGATAATGCTACAATAACTAGAGATATGATAGAAAAGGCTAAAAAACGCGGCTTAATAGATCTAATGCCAATTGGCGCTATAACTAAAGGTATGAAAGGTGGCGGTATCACTGAAATGGGCGAGATGAGCGAGGCTGGATGTGTAGCATTTAGTGATGATGGATTGCCTGTTAGTTCTAGTGATGTAATGCGTGCTGCACTTGAATACTCGGCATTTCATGGCTCTTTTATTATCAATCACTCTCAAGACTGCTCACTATGTAGAAATGGCCATATGAATGAAGGCCAAATGTCTATGAAGCTAGGCATCAAAGGTATGCCAAGAGAACAAGAAGAGATAATGATAAGCCGTGATATGCTACTAGCTAAGCTCACAGGTGGCCATATCCATATAGCTCATGTTAGTAGTGCATGGAGTTTAAAACTGATAGAGACAGCTAAAAAAGAGGGGATAAATATCACTTGTGAAGTCTGCCCGCACCACTTTACTTTTGATGAGAGTGAGCTAGAAAACTACGATACAAATTACAAAATGTCTCCACCGCTTCGCACTAAAGCTGATGTAGAAGCGATGAGAGAGGGGCTAAAAAATGGAGTTATAGATATCATCTGTACTGACCACGCTCCACATCATAATGATGAAAAACAAAGAGAATTTGATAAGGCTCCATTTGGAATTTTAGGTCTTCAAACGCTCATTCCACTTACTTTAAATTTAGTTCGTGATGGGGTGATAAATTTAAATAAAATGGTAGAACTAACTAGCCTAAATCCAGCCAAACTACTAAAACTAAACGATAGAGGAGTTATCGCTGAGGGTTATTTGGCTGATATTACAATTGTCGATCCTGATTTTGAATATCTCTACGATGAGAAGCTAAATAAATCCAAATCACAAAACTCACCACTTTTAGGCAAAAAGCTAAAAGGTGCTGCAATCAAAACTATAAAATCTGGAAGATTAGTATATGATTTTCCAAATGTGGTGGCGTGA
- the flhB gene encoding flagellar biosynthesis protein FlhB, whose translation MADDQEKTEEATPKKIEDARNKGNVPKSQDLSGFVTLLVGCVALIALMGFMGDRVMNLYLYYQDIIGTPLTRELFFKIVIHSIFQCLFILLPLLICVMIAGIIANIMQFGFIFTTEPLTPNLSKLDPIKGLANLFSLKKAVETVKILVKVSAIFGCAFYVFLQFITELPYTMFYTMFDQLVWLRNKMFILAGIMLLLFMLIAIADIFIVRYQYFKGLRMSKQEVKDEYKQMDGDPRVKGRIRQLQMQAAKKRMMQNIPAADAIITNPTHYAVAIRYDKDKESAPVVLAKGVDHLALRIRQIGIEHGVQIVENPPLARELYRLCDIDDQIPANLFKAVAEVLTFVYLGNKTKFAKRLNG comes from the coding sequence ATGGCAGACGATCAAGAAAAGACAGAAGAAGCCACCCCCAAGAAGATTGAGGATGCTAGAAATAAAGGCAATGTCCCAAAATCGCAAGATTTAAGCGGTTTTGTTACCTTGCTTGTTGGGTGTGTTGCGCTTATTGCTTTGATGGGTTTTATGGGTGATAGGGTGATGAATTTATATCTATACTATCAAGATATAATTGGCACTCCGCTTACTAGAGAGCTATTTTTTAAGATTGTAATTCACTCAATTTTTCAATGTTTGTTTATACTTTTACCTCTACTTATTTGTGTTATGATTGCTGGAATTATTGCTAATATTATGCAGTTTGGATTTATTTTTACTACTGAGCCGCTTACGCCAAATTTGTCTAAGCTTGATCCGATTAAGGGTCTTGCAAATCTTTTTTCTCTTAAAAAAGCGGTTGAGACGGTAAAAATTTTAGTTAAGGTTTCAGCTATTTTTGGTTGTGCGTTTTACGTATTTTTACAGTTTATCACTGAGTTGCCTTATACAATGTTTTACACGATGTTTGACCAGCTTGTATGGCTTAGAAATAAGATGTTTATTCTAGCTGGGATTATGCTGCTACTATTTATGCTTATTGCAATTGCTGATATTTTTATTGTTAGATATCAGTATTTTAAAGGGCTTAGAATGTCTAAGCAAGAAGTTAAAGATGAGTATAAACAGATGGATGGAGATCCACGCGTGAAGGGACGAATTCGCCAATTGCAGATGCAAGCAGCCAAGAAGCGTATGATGCAAAATATCCCAGCAGCCGATGCGATAATAACCAATCCAACTCACTATGCTGTAGCTATCCGCTATGATAAGGATAAAGAGTCTGCTCCTGTTGTCTTAGCCAAAGGTGTTGATCATTTGGCTCTTCGTATTAGACAGATTGGGATTGAGCATGGGGTGCAGATTGTAGAAAATCCACCTCTTGCTCGTGAGCTGTATCGTCTGTGTGATATAGATGATCAAATCCCAGCTAATCTATTTAAGGCCGTGGCTGAAGTTTTAACATTTGTTTATTTAGGTAATAAGACTAAATTTGCTAAAAGATTAAATGGTTAG
- a CDS encoding chemotaxis protein CheW, which yields MSDKLGEVLQRQKQQISEPENTKDREEIEQLVGFIVGDEEFAIPILYIKEIIKPIEYTRVPSVPPYVLGVFNLRGSVIPLIDLRIRFNLEPSKMTPNTRYIVMQDNDNIAGFVIDRLTEAIRINTNRIDQPPETLAKDKGMIQGIGKRDSNILTILKVESLLKRDF from the coding sequence ATGAGCGATAAATTAGGTGAAGTTTTACAAAGACAAAAACAGCAAATAAGCGAACCAGAAAATACTAAAGATAGAGAAGAGATAGAGCAGCTTGTAGGTTTTATCGTTGGAGATGAGGAATTTGCTATTCCGATTTTATATATTAAAGAGATTATTAAACCAATTGAATATACTAGAGTACCTAGTGTTCCGCCATATGTGCTTGGTGTATTTAATCTTAGAGGTAGCGTAATTCCTTTAATAGATTTAAGGATTAGATTTAATCTTGAACCTAGCAAAATGACACCAAATACTAGATATATCGTTATGCAAGATAATGATAATATCGCAGGATTTGTTATCGATAGACTTACAGAGGCTATTAGAATAAACACTAATAGAATCGATCAGCCGCCTGAAACTCTAGCTAAAGATAAAGGAATGATCCAAGGTATCGGTAAAAGAGATAGCAATATCTTAACGATATTAAAGGTTGAATCTTTGTTAAAACGCGATTTTTAA
- the nspC gene encoding carboxynorspermidine decarboxylase, with amino-acid sequence MNMKLQDIKTPAYVCQKSKLESNLNLLHYVAKESGAKVLCALKGFAFSPGMPLVSSILDGATCSGLIEAKYAKEHGFKEIHTYSPAFSDDDIDEVLAISHHVVFNSFTQWKRFATKAKNSSASIGLRVNPNVSASPTDMYNPCAKYSRLGITKQNFEFDFLDGIDGLHFHALCEESAWSLKIVLEAFEEQFGDILPRMKWVNFGGGHHITKSGYDVDLLILLIKNFSQKYGVEVYIEPGEAVGWECGFLIASVLDIVDNEQKTCIIDASAECHMPDTILMPYRPKIRGESQNGKFSYRFGGATCLAGDIVGAEAGDPIYSFDNSINIGDKVIFEDQIHYTIVKNTTFNGVKLPSLAMMDNDGKVTVCREFGYDDYAKRN; translated from the coding sequence ATCAATATGAAATTACAAGATATTAAAACCCCAGCTTATGTATGTCAAAAAAGCAAGCTTGAGTCAAATTTAAATCTACTTCATTATGTTGCTAAAGAGAGTGGAGCAAAGGTTCTTTGTGCGCTTAAAGGTTTTGCATTTTCTCCTGGTATGCCGCTTGTTTCATCTATTTTAGATGGTGCTACTTGCAGTGGTTTAATTGAGGCTAAATATGCCAAAGAGCATGGTTTTAAAGAAATTCATACTTATTCTCCAGCTTTTAGCGATGATGATATAGATGAGGTTTTAGCTATTAGTCATCATGTGGTTTTTAATAGTTTTACACAGTGGAAAAGATTTGCTACTAAGGCTAAAAATAGTAGCGCTAGCATAGGTTTAAGAGTAAATCCAAATGTCTCAGCTAGTCCAACTGATATGTATAACCCGTGTGCTAAATACTCACGACTTGGAATTACAAAACAAAATTTTGAATTTGATTTTCTTGATGGTATTGATGGGCTGCATTTTCATGCGCTTTGTGAAGAGAGTGCTTGGAGTCTTAAGATTGTTTTAGAGGCATTTGAAGAGCAGTTTGGAGATATTTTACCGCGTATGAAGTGGGTAAATTTTGGTGGTGGGCATCATATTACTAAAAGTGGATATGATGTTGATTTGCTTATTTTGCTTATTAAAAACTTTTCGCAAAAATATGGAGTTGAAGTCTATATAGAACCAGGAGAGGCTGTAGGTTGGGAGTGCGGATTTTTAATCGCAAGCGTGCTTGATATTGTAGATAATGAACAAAAGACTTGCATTATTGATGCTTCAGCTGAGTGCCATATGCCTGATACTATTTTAATGCCATATCGTCCAAAAATAAGAGGTGAGAGTCAAAATGGCAAATTTAGCTATAGATTTGGTGGGGCTACTTGTTTGGCTGGAGATATTGTAGGGGCTGAAGCAGGAGATCCGATTTATAGTTTTGATAACTCAATAAATATCGGTGATAAGGTAATCTTTGAAGATCAAATTCACTATACAATAGTTAAAAATACTACCTTTAATGGCGTAAAACTTCCAAGCTTAGCAATGATGGATAATGATGGCAAGGTTACTGTTTGTCGTGAGTTTGGCTATGATGATTATGCCAAGAGAAATTAA